The DNA sequence GGCTTCGTTAGCTTTACTCAAAATCAATCTTATACACCAAGACTACAAACATTTTACCGACACAATGCCATCGAGCTCTATTCGATCACGCTTAAAAAAGAAGGTCTTGCGAAGAAACCGTGGCGAACCTAAAGATAGTAGCGTGAGCCAAGGGATATCTTCAACTCTGCCTGCGACTCTGCGCGCTGCTCTCGATACTCTTTGAGCTTTGCCTCTCCGTGCACTTGGACGAGGCCATGTCGAAAGTAAAGATAGTAGTGTCAATCAAGGAGTACTCTTGACATTACCTATCGTCCTCGGCACCACCAGTATATGGCCTCACGGTAGCTCTACTCAAGTCCTGTCTTCTCCAAACCAATCGCCCCATATTTGCGTCACTGGCAAATCTCAAGCTAGAACAGGGCCTAATACTAGATCAAAAGAAATCTTCTTATTAGAACTATCAACCAACGACAAAACAAAGCTTACTACGGATAACGTCAACGGCAACCACGATAACTCACTCGGGACAAGTCTAACTCTCCCTGAACAATTATGGGACCAAGCATACAATGAGATAAAAGAAAGCGATCCCAAATAATTCAATCAATTATATGAGACTATTTTGTCTAATAAACTCTTGAATTACAATTTGATCCACGTCAGAATCATCTAGGAGACAACACTATGAACCAGCTTGATATTGATATGAGGCGAGATCAGATGCGCCAGTTGATCGAAATCGGTCAGATTAAAATTTAGTTGGAGAGTCAAATCAGGTCTAGAATTAAAGGGGTCGTCTAACTCATAAAACTTCATAAAACCTCATCAAACCAGCGAAAGATTTTATCATCCTACCTTGTCATCAATAGCTTCATATACTTTTCTTAAGTGCTTGGTATACCGTCTAAATTCGGAAAATGGTTAACATTAGCTTGCATACAACTGCCGCCACTCCACCGCACTTCTTACAAATCGCACCATTCCATGCAAGCCGCCAATTAGGCGTCTGCtccccccctcttctcttcaaaaAGATCTGTCAGCTTTCTAGCTCTCCAGCCCTCCTCATTGCGTCATGCGCGTCTAAACCACGAGCTTGCGGGGTCTTTCACGCTGGGAAACTTACAAAGCcggaagcagaaaaaaagatgagcAACGGAAGTGCTGCAAGCTCTTGATTTATAAGACCGGTTTTGTAGAATTTAAATACAGCTTCAtacctttcttttttgtctaCATTCGAACAATTACTTTTTGGTGGCTGCCAGTTCTGTAGATCATTTGCGAATTAAATTAACATTTGACTGCCGCCAAAATGGGATCCAAGTATGTCACTGCTCCCACGCAAATTCATCACTACAAATTGCATCTCTCATAATTGCAATTTTCACCCACTGCATCTGTAATATCATTAGCTAACATAATTATCACCAACAGTCTCGTCGAGCTCGCAGACCGTCTGCTTAAGAATGGCGCCAACAAGGTTCTCCCCACGCCTCGCCGAGTTCGCGTCGTCTTCAACCAGACCACCATTGTAGACACGACTAAAGCACTCTGGGTTTGGGAACATGAATGGTACCCTCAGTTTTACATCCCTTCTTCCGAGATCAAGGACAGCACTCTCAGCGATAGTCAATCCATCAAGAGCGAAGGCACTGCGAAGACCGCGACCATTGTTAAACTCACCGTTCCAGCAAAGGCGGGCGTTCCGGAGAAGACTACGGATCGAGTACTGAGGTTTGACAATGATCCCAGCTTGGGAGACTTGGCAGGCCTTGTGAGATTGGAATTCGGTGCGATGGGTAAGATTAGCTTCATCTCAATCTAAAGCGACATTTCCGTCACCCGCATGCTAACTTCATGGTAAAGACACCTGGCTTGAGGAAGACGTCCGTATCATTGGCCACCCCAAGGACCCGTTCAAGCGCCTCGACTTCCTCCACTCCACTCGTCCTTTCGAAGTCCGCATCGACGGCAAGACTATCGCCAAATCCTCCTACGCCATCCACCTTCACGAGACCAGCCTCAAAACTCGCTACTACGTCCCCCTCGCGTCCATTGATCCATCTCTGCTGCGACCCAGCACTACTACCTCAGTCTGTCCCTATAAGGGTATTGCAGAGTACTACAATGTCGTCCTAGATGGAAAGGAGTACAAGGATATCGTCTGGTATTATAACTACCCGATTCAAGAGAGCATTGCCATTGCAGGCTTAATTTCGTTTTATAACGAGAAAGTGGAGATTCTGTTGGACGGCAAGGCAGTATAGATGCAAATGTGCGGCTTCAGATGGAATGAACATTAGGGGCGGTTGAGCGAGTCGGTTAAGCATGATTTACGATATGTTATATTACGCAACACGGTAACAAGGCTTAAGCTTCAAAATGAAGTCATATCAATATTCTGATgtgaaaataagaaaaaaggatTGCATACTATCTATCTACTATCTTCCTAATAAACCGTATACTTGTGTATAGACCATTCCCTTCATATATATCCAATACCATCCATATCCCATCACTAACCAAAAAAACcaaataataaataatacaTCAGCCAAGCTACGACTGAGAAAGGAACTTGACTTAAGATCCAAGTCACCTACAACCTATCGCATCCATATCATTTTCACCATCGCTTACTCACAGGCGTCTTCCTCACATATAGCTGGAGTATGTTGCCAGTACCGCAATATTCCGTGGCATTTCCAGGACACACCATATTACACTGGGAGCTTGATACGTTTTTTCCAGGCGTGGCATCGGTCCAGCCCGCAAGATTAAGTGTATTGCCGCACCAACACTCTTGGCCGTACTCAACACCAGCGTACTTATACTGCTCGCAATGAGACAAGCAAACTTGCGGCGTCATCGTCGTGTCATTGTTGTAAACTTGGTTGTCCATGAGTTTACCCGCCGAAGGCTCTGACACACATCCGTAGTAGGTATAGTTTTTGTCGCCCTGGAAGATAATGGGGCCAgtcggtgatggtgatgcagACGAGGCTGCTGAAGTAGCGGTTATTGGAGTAGTAGCCGCTCCTGAAGTAGTAGCTGCTTTTGAAGTAGTGGCTGCTTTTGAAGTAGTGGCTGCTTTTGAAGTAGTGGCTGCACTTGAAGTAGTAGCCGCTCCTGAAGTAGTAGCTGTTCCTGAAGTAGTAGTTGCGCCAAGATTCTTGGGGGCTGCCGAGGTACTAAATGCTGGCGCTGTGGTCGCACTCGTGGTATTGGATGAGAGCATGTAAAGCTCCAACCTGAATCCCGCGCCGCAGTATTCTGTGCCGTCTCCGGCGCAAGGGAACGAACAATCGGCTTGGTTGGCAGCCTTGACAGCGCCTTGCTTCAAGACATTGCCACAGTAGCACTCTCGTCCATATTCGGTTCCAAAATAAGTAAAGCCTTTGCAGAAAGTAGCGCAGGATTCGAGTGTCATCGAGTCGTTTGCATACATCTGGTCAATGATGGCACGATCATTGGGAGGCTCGGCCCAGCACCCTTGGAAATTGTAGTTGTTGACAACCTTTTTGATTGCAGGGCCGGTGGGAGTGGCAATAGACGTCGTTGTCCCCGAGCTTGTGGTCGAAGAAACCGTAGTCGGAGGGACAGTGGTTGGAGGGACAGTGGCTGAAGAGCCAGTGCTTGAAGAGGCGGTTGTCGCGGGAGCAGAGCTTGTAACTGGAGTCTTTTTGAGTTGATAAACATTGAGTCGGTTTGGACCACCGCAGAACTCAGTCGAGTTGCCATTGCAAGTCATGCCGCAATCCCCAATCGGAGCAGGAACAGATCCATTTGCGAATGAATTATCACACCAGCATTCTCCACCATACTCAAGACCCGCATAGATGTAGCTATTTGCCTTGCATGCCTCTATGCAATTTGCAACAGTCTTGTTGGTGGTATCCATGAAGTTGGCGAGAGCTCGCGCATCTGTAGCTTCGGTATAGCAACCGATACTGGAGTAGCCATCCAATCCGGGGTTGACTGACGGTCCCGTAGGAGTTGGGATACTTGACGAGATGCTCGTGGTAGTGCTAGTAGCGACCACAGTCGTGCTTCCACCGGTAGGAGGAACAGTGGTGGCTGTGCTAAAAGCGGTTGAAGTTGATGTGGAAATGGCAGTGGTGCCGAGTTTATAGACGTTGAGGCGGTTAGGGCCACCGCAATACTCGGTAGAATTATCGTTACAAGTCATCCCGCAATCTGTAATAGGGGCAGAAACTGCACCGTCGCCGAATGAATCACCGCACCAGCACTAAACACAAAGTTAGCAACAGAATCTTCTCCAGTAAACACCACGCATAAACGATATAACTTACCTCTCCGCCGTATTCGACACCAGCATAGGTGTAGGAGCCAGCCTTGCAAGCATCTACACACTCTTTCACAGTTCGCTTATCCGTGTCAAACTCATAAGGGAGAGCACGCGCGTTGGTAGCTTCGGTATAGCATCCAATGCTGGCATAGCCATCGACACCGGGATTTACAACTGGGCCACCGcttggtggtggaggaggaggaggaggatccGTTGAGTTAGTAGCCAAAGAGTCGGCAAACAGAGAGATAAAGGCCTCGGTACCGTCACCATTTCCACCACAGACCTGGTTGATATCTCCGTTGCAGTAATAGTTGCAATTAGAGTCATCAACCTTGAGACTAGGAATCGTATTTCCTGCCCAGCACTCTGTATGATACTGTGTTCCGCAGTATTTAAAGTTCTGCCCGGCACATGCTGAAATGCACATGGGATTGGTGTTATTGTCGTCGCCATAAAGCTGAGTGGACAGTTGACGGCCCGGGTTATTCTCCTTATAACATCCGATGTAGCGGTATCGGCCCCGGTCGCTGCCGGGAAGCAGCGGGGGGGCTTGCTCTGAGACGGCTTGACAAAAGAATTGTATAAACTGCTTCCCGAACGTCGGATCGTTGGTATTCATTGTCCAAGGTGCAGTACCGTTGTAAGGATCGACGTTCCACTGAGATTTGGGGACAGTACATGTGAGGGTAGCATTCGCGCTCTCACCCGGAGCCAAAGATGTTCCTTCAGCAAGATCTACTTGGTTGACAGCTCGAATGAGACCGGC is a window from the Trichoderma atroviride chromosome 5, complete sequence genome containing:
- a CDS encoding uncharacterized protein (EggNog:ENOG41) → MGSNLVELADRLLKNGANKVLPTPRRVRVVFNQTTIVDTTKALWVWEHEWYPQFYIPSSEIKDSTLSDSQSIKSEGTAKTATIVKLTVPAKAGVPEKTTDRVLRFDNDPSLGDLAGLVRLEFGAMDTWLEEDVRIIGHPKDPFKRLDFLHSTRPFEVRIDGKTIAKSSYAIHLHETSLKTRYYVPLASIDPSLLRPSTTTSVCPYKGIAEYYNVVLDGKEYKDIVWYYNYPIQESIAIAGLISFYNEKVEILLDGKAV
- a CDS encoding uncharacterized protein (EggNog:ENOG41) is translated as MDNLGGYRNGPNNLDAAIQVYQNDNSVYAGAGVYPLEGGYIYINVIQHPSNVFKFSCNAGVPSFTKVAESPETNAYILGVSHGTTTSLNGQPGTGLFWVTDVQGLNLRIYNAIPANGKLTMINSFNIPGVMKFTRPVFGDGIVYIGTNQGLFYGFGSPVNAPLNCTSPVAFGNVNLKATSNSQPVKCTALIGLTVTGVALDSKKDYSISSLPTTPLQLNAGDSFTIQATFSPTTVGLISNDVVVNTTNSVAGYSPNTHARLTGTGQSAGPLLSVAPTTLTFQGVVTGQNPDGVTETMILTNLGNGPLTFQSILYSNTSSTGPWQTWNGSGNLTVGEFVVQSIPSSLAAEASATITITFNGSESGTFSGFVMFVSNGGNQTVSIAGSSGPAAVALLEFQTPDASGWVPYVNGTPFTFGNVTENNDRSLKFRVTNRAPPGGVGLSLTVSKPPFGLAGLIRAVNQVDLAEGTSLAPGESANATLTCTVPKSQWNVDPYNGTAPWTMNTNDPTFGKQFIQFFCQAVSEQAPPLLPGSDRGRYRYIGCYKENNPGRQLSTQLYGDDNNTNPMCISACAGQNFKYCGTQYHTECWAGNTIPSLKVDDSNCNYYCNGDINQVCGGNGDGTEAFISLFADSLATNSTDPPPPPPPPSGGPVVNPGVDGYASIGCYTEATNARALPYEFDTDKRTVKECVDACKAGSYTYAGVEYGGECWCGDSFGDGAVSAPITDCGMTCNDNSTEYCGGPNRLNVYKLGTTAISTSTSTAFSTATTVPPTGGSTTVVATSTTTSISSSIPTPTGPSVNPGLDGYSSIGCYTEATDARALANFMDTTNKTVANCIEACKANSYIYAGLEYGGECWCDNSFANGSVPAPIGDCGMTCNGNSTEFCGGPNRLNVYQLKKTPVTSSAPATTASSSTGSSATVPPTTVPPTTVSSTTSSGTTTSIATPTGPAIKKVVNNYNFQGCWAEPPNDRAIIDQMYANDSMTLESCATFCKGFTYFGTEYGRECYCGNVLKQGAVKAANQADCSFPCAGDGTEYCGAGFRLELYMLSSNTTSATTAPAFSTSAAPKNLGATTTSGTATTSGAATTSSAATTSKAATTSKAATTSKAATTSGAATTPITATSAASSASPSPTGPIIFQGDKNYTYYGCVSEPSAGKLMDNQVYNNDTTMTPQVCLSHCEQYKYAGVEYGQECWCGNTLNLAGWTDATPGKNVSSSQCNMVCPGNATEYCGTGNILQLYVRKTPVSKRW